The nucleotide sequence TAAAAATCAGGAGATGATTCTCTGATTACATTTTGTTCAGAAACCCCCAATGCATTGGCTACGCGATAGGCGTTATCCATTACACCGCTTCTTGATATTATAATGGTTTCTTGAAGGTCAAAAGTTTCAAAATTCCCGGTTTCAACAACGTCAAAGCCGTTGGATCTCAGCAGGCCGGTATAGGCATTGGCAATTCCATCTACGCCACATCCGTTCAGTACTTCAATCTGAATAATCTGGCTGATGAGTTCGGATTGTAATTCTACCCGTTCGTTAAAAATCCGGGGATAAATAATCCGGGTGAAAAGCGCCGCCACTAACACAATTAGAAGTACACTTAGAAATCCGATTGCAGCGTTTAAAAAAAGTTCATTGGTACTGGTAGGACTCTTGCTGTTTGTTTCTGCCATCAACTAAGTTTTAACACTAATACCATGGATTGAATCGGTCATAGCCATACATCCCATAGCCACCGCGATTAAAGATCCCATACCCGCTCGGCAATTGTTGGTATTGAAATCTAATGTGAGCATTGTCGCTGATCTTGTAATTCAATTCGGCATTTCGAATAAGAATT is from Gracilimonas sp. and encodes:
- a CDS encoding LytR C-terminal domain-containing protein, giving the protein MAETNSKSPTSTNELFLNAAIGFLSVLLIVLVAALFTRIIYPRIFNERVELQSELISQIIQIEVLNGCGVDGIANAYTGLLRSNGFDVVETGNFETFDLQETIIISRSGVMDNAYRVANALGVSEQNVIRESSPDFYLDVSVIIGHDFEQLNTD